Within Halonatronomonas betaini, the genomic segment CAAATTCATTGATAGATATGGCAGAAAATAATCTTGATCAATTATTATCAGGCAAAATAAGCCAGGTTGTATCTGATAATTTAATAGATTTATCTGCAGAAGATATGAGAGAAGTGGTTGAAGGTTTTATAGGGAAAGAGCTTAAACCGTTGACTTATTTTGGAGGAATGCTTGGAGGCTTAGCAGGGTTAATATTAAATATTTTTGGTGGAGGTATTTTCTCTGGTGCAGGCATTACCTCTATCTTACCAGCTATGCTTTTATTTGGATTTGTTGGCTATATAACTAACGTTATAGCTATCTGGATGATTTTTAGGCCATATAAACCTGTAAGCTTAGCCGGTAAAAAGATGCCCTTTACACCTGGTTTGTTTGCAAGGAATCAGGATAGATTTGCAGAAACATTAGGTGATTTTGTTCAAAACGAATTACTGGAACCATATCGAATAAATAGATTATTGAAAGAAGATAGAGATGAATACCAGAAAGCTTTTAAGGAAAATATAATAGATAAAGACTATAGAAGATTAAGAGCAATTTTAAAGCTTTTAAGCTCAGATTTTGCATTAAAAATTTCAGAAAAAATTACAGATAAATTTGAATTTATTATTAATAGTAATCTTGAATTGTTAGTACAGGAATTTAATAATTTAGAGTTTAGTTCAGATGAAATAAATAATTTTTTAAGAGATTTTTTTAGTGAATTTATAAATACTGATGGGAAAATTGCAGCTTATTTATCAAAATTACTTGAATCGATTTTGAATAATGATAACAATTTGAGCTTGTATTTTGATAAAGATTTTATGAATGAAATAACAAAAAATTTAGTAGATGATATTTTTGATCAAATAAAATATGATTTTAATTCAGAAGAAATGTTTTTAGATTTTACTAATTTCAAAAAGGATTATCGAATTGAGATGTTAATCAAAGATTATTTCTCAAATAAATCATTAAAAGAAATTTTTCCATTAAGTACCCGGAGGAGTTTAAATAATTTTATTACAGATTATGTCTTAAACATTATAAGAAGTGGTGGATTAATTAAACTTATTTCAAATTTGAAAATTAAGGATAGATCAGCAGGTGAAAATGAGAGAGCTTTTAAATTAAGCCTTGATAAATTTCTTACTGATGAATATAGCTCTATCCAAATATTTATTATTGAAAGAATAATAGGATTAATAAAATCATATAGAGGACAGCTTAAAGAATTTTCTACTGAGATTTTAGAAGAGGAATTAATAGCGGGAGATGAAGAAAGTAATTGGTTATCACAGGCATTGTTTAGAGGTGCCTATCGATTTACTGGTAGTAAAGAGACAGTTGATGAATTAGTTGATATTCTAATAGATGAAAAATTGCCTTATTTTATTTATGAAAATCAAAAAGAATTAGAAAATAATTTTAGGCCTTTGATTTTTAACGGAATAAATAGACTGGCAAAAAATTTCTGGGACTTAACTAACAGGGATGACTGGCAAATATTGATAGATAAATTATTTGTCAGGCCTGAACTAGCAAGAACAATCACAGTATACACTAAAGAATTTATTGCTAATTGCTGGAATATAAGACTCCCGGAATTTGAATTTGATTTTGCTGATTCAGAGAGGAATTATGAAGACTTTTTAAATGATTTTAAAAACAGGTTGGTTTTTAATATAATAGATAATGAGCAGGTATCTAAAAATCATATTATCAATCTTTTTGAAATAATATCTGGTTCTATTTTTAATAGTCAAAGCCCTGCCGTAATTTTTAGCTCTCTGACAGGCTTGAATCCCTTAAATAAAGGCAATTTAAAGCGGATTATACAGCCAATAATTGAAAAAAGGAATAATGAAATTAAAATGGTTTCAGATAATACAATAAAAACAATAGCGAATATAGAAAAACTAAAAAGCCCAACTAATTTGTTTATAGAGGAAGAATTAATTGATGACATTCTTGCTATGAGTAAAATTATATCAAAAAATCATGAACTAGAACTTTCTATAATAGATTCACTTGATAATTATATTTCTAATGAAGCAGGCCATTTAAATCGATATTTTTCTGTTGAGACAATAAATCATTTATCTGATTATTTTATTGAAGCAGGCTTTAATAGTCTAGAAAATCATTTTCAATCATTACTTAATTCCATTGCAATTAAAGATGTTGCTATAAATCAGGTACAATTAATGGAAGCAGAGGCTATTGAGGATTTATTTAATAGTTTTGCCGGTTCGTATCTTATTAGACTTAAAATGTATGGCTGGTCAGGATCAGTTTTTGGATTATTAACTGGTTTAATTACTGGCATCTAAGATTAATAATTAGTACTTTATAGCAGGATTAATTATATTTATCAAGAAATAATTATAAAGGGAGGCGATTATTATGGCAACTAAAGTAAGATGGTTAGGACATGCTTTTTTTGAAATAACGACTCAACATGATAAGACAATATTGATTGATCCTTACATTGAAGAGAATCCTGCAACTCCAGAAGGTGTTATACCAGATGAAGCTGACATGATTCTAATTACTCATGACCATTTTGATCATCTTGAATCTGTAGCATCTTTATTAGGTCCTGAAGGTATAATCTTTGCTCAACCTGAAATTATAACTAAAATTCAAAATGAAAACCCGGAATTAGAAGATAGTAATTTTGTTAATGAAGGTATTGGTATGAATATTGGTGGCACTGTTGAGCATGAAGGAATAAAAATAACTATGGTACAGGCCTTCCATTCATCAGGTGAAGGAAGTCCGGCTGGTTTTGTAATTAGATTGACCGATGGAAAGACAATTTATTATGCAGGAGATACTGGCGTATTCTCAAGTATGGAACTGTTTAACGAACTTTATGATATCAACCTTGCTTTATTGCCAATAGGATCTGTTTTTACAATGGATCCTGCTCAAGCAGCTGTTGCTACTCGCTTGTTGCAAGCTGATGTTGTAATACCCATGCATTATGGCACTTTCCCAATTCTTGTTGAGAGTGCAGATAGTTTTATTGAGATGGTTAAGAGAGAAGCCCCGGAAACAGTAGTAGAACCGATTAATCCTGGAGAGAGCTATTTATTAAAATAAAAAGAGATAATTAGGGAGATGGCATTTTATGAGTCAGTCAAAATTACCTCAAATAGATTACTTTGATGTATTAAATAATAGGCGTTCAGTCTTTTCTTTTGATCCTGATAAAGACTTAGAGGATGATTTACTCCGGAAAATAATTAATAAAGCAACATTAGCACCTTCCAGTTATAATCTTCAGCCCTGGAGAGTTTTAGCTGTAAAGAGCCAGAGGATGAGAGAGAAAGTTTATGAAAAAGCCTGTTCTCAGCAAAAAGTCTTAGATGCACCGGTTTTATTAGTTGTTTTAGGAGATAAAGATGGTTATTTCAGGGAAAATCCTGCCTGGGAAGTGAAAAAAGAGTTAGGAAAAGTGGATGAGGATAAGATAGAAAAGATCATAAAGCATAATGATAATGTAACCTATAACACTCCAGAAAAAAAACTAGCATTTGCTATTAGAAATAGTTCTTTATTAGCAATGTCAATAATGCTTACAGCTAAAGCATTTGGAGTTGATACTCATCCAATGATTGGTTTTAAGCCAGATAAAATTAGGGAGATATTTGAGATTGAAGATAAAATAGAAATCAATATGTTGATTTCAGTTGGCTATCATGACTCTACACACCAATTAAAGCCCAGGGAAGAAAGGCTTAGTTATGAACAGATAGTTACTGAATATTAAATTGTAAAGGATAGGTATTAGATGAATAAAAATAAAATTATATTAGTTTTCATTATATTTACTATCACAATATTTATTGCTGCAACTACAACCTATTTTATTCAGGCTTATAGGTTTCAGCGTTTTCAAGAGGCTGAGAAAAATGTTTATAACTCCAGCCTTTCTAATGAGGCTGTTGATAGTAGTAATGATACAGCTATTGAAAAAGAGGATAATAAGGAAACAGAAACTATAGAAAAAGAGATGTCTGATAATAATAAGAGTAATGGTTCCGCTGATGAGGTTATGACTAGTTCAGATGAAGATGAGATATTGGAAGAAGCTATTATGCCTGAAGATAGAGAAAATGAATTTGTTGATAGAGTAAGAAGACAGGCTGAAGAATTTCCTGATATATTTTATCTTCAGGGAGGCTTTAAACCAAAAGTCGCAATTAGTTTTGATGATGGTCCTAATCCTCATCATACTCCTGGTATTTTAGAAGTTTTAAATCATTATAATGTCCCTGCAACTTTTTTTGTCTTAGGTTCTCAGGTTGAATATCATCCAGAAATCTTAAGAGATATTCACCATAATGGTCATGAGGTTGCCAACCATTCATATACACATGCTAATTTTGCCAGTATTACAATTGAGCAGGTAACTCAAGAAATAGAGAGAACTAATGATATAATTGAAAGGCAAATAGGTTATAGGCCTGAAATTATTAGGCCTCCCTATGGATCTATAAATGATTCTCAGTTGGATTATTTTAGTGATAAAAATTATAAGTTTGTTAATTGGTCTCTTGATACTATGGATTGGAACGAAGATGTTAATGATCCTGAAATAATGGCATCAAGGGTTAAAAGATTATTACATCCTGGAGCAATTATACTTTTACATGATGGCGGTGGAGATAGGACAAATACAGTTAAAGTATTACCTGATTTAATTGAATATATTGAAGAATTTGGTTATGAATTGGTTACTGTATCTGAATTATTACAGGATGATTAATACTGTAAAGTATTCTCTATAAGGTTATCTCCATGGTTAATATATAGTAGTTTAATTAAACTAGAGGATATAAGAATTAGATACAGTGATGAATATGGTAAAGAGGGGAAAACCGGGGATTAATTCCCGGTTTTCTTGATTGCATTCCAGAAAAAATCTAAATGTTGCTCTGTTTTTCTTTTTAATTTTTCGCTTTCTTCTAAAGAATAATTTCTAAGAATATGTTCGAATTCATTAAAGATTAAATAGCCTAAAAACTCTTCAGTTAAGATTTCAGTTTCAATATCTTTAATATCTCCAAAATCTTTCATTTTATTGAATGCTCTGTTAAAAAAGTAACGCAGATCTTTTAAAAATCGCCTTCTCAAGATAGAACGAACAGGTTCTCTAGTATGTTCTCTTATTAAAATTCTAAAGAAATCTCGTTCGTCTTTATCAAGGCTTAACCTGTAATATTCTTCTATAACTTTTTCAAGAAAATCGCGACCATCTTTCATATCTCTGATTAGTTTTTCTTGTCTGAGTCTGGTGGCGATAGTTACAGGACCATATTTTTTAAATAGTTTTAATAATATATCTTCTTTATTTTTAAAATGATTATAAATCGAACTCTGTTGAATCCCGACAGATGAGGCTATATCCCTCATAGAAGTTCCATCATATCCTTTAGCAGCAAAAGCATGCAATGATGTTTTTAATATTTTTTTATCCATATCAGTTCTTTGTGCCATAATATTTATCCTCCTTTGAAAACATAATATAATTATATCATACATACAAGAAAAATTAATTGCAAAATAAATTAATTTTTTCTCATTAAAAAAAGGATTTATGGCTTTTATCTAGAAATGTATATGTGAAGTTAAGTTTAAATATTCACAAGTGGAGTTATTATTTAATATTATTTGGGAGGGATTATTGATGAAAGAACCAACTGGAGTAACACCTTCTGTTAAGAGAAAACCAGATCCATTGAGTTATTCAGAATTAACAGAAGACCAGGTTATGCTGCGCACATTTATTGCTATGTGTATCCCGGCAATACTTGCAGTATTTGCTATGGGTACAATGGCATTATTTAATATTTTAGCAGCAGTTATAACCGCAGTAGTTTGTCATTATATTATTAAGAAGTTAGAGTTACAGGATAACACAAAACTAGATGAGAGTACTTATCAATCGCCATATTCTGCACTAGTGGCGGGTATGATAGTAGGTCTCTGTATGGGGGAGTTTTCACCATACTGGATAACAGCTATCGTTTCTGCTGTAACCATGGTTGGATTTAAATGGGGGCAGGAGAAATATTTTGGTCGGAAGATTATTAATCCGGCTGCTGGAGCCAAAATGCTTGTCTTATTACTTATTACATTTATGTGGTTTTTGCCAGACAATTTGTCTGCAGGAATGCTTTTTTATCCAGAACATTTAGATTATAATCTTCTAACAAAAGAAGGCTTTGAAGGAGCTCTAGCATTAACTGAAGCAATGGGCTTATATGGTACAGCTAATCTAAGTGTTCCAGAGAGTTTATTGTTATTCAAAAGCCATGGTTGGATTGGTGGAGCATCCAGTGTAGCAGTAATAGCTTCTGGTGTTTTACTTGCCTACTGGATAAAATTAAAATGGCGTATAACTGTTAGTTTTCTTGGCGGTATGGCAGTTCTGGCCACAGCTATTGCATTAATTAATGGAGGTTCTGTTGTTGACAGAGTAGCTTTCCATGTTTTTGCAGGTAGTGTTATCTTCCTTGCCTTTTATATGGCTACTGAACCTCAGACGACACCATCTACTTTTAAAGGCCAGTATATATTTGGTGGTATCTTAGCAATATTAACAATGGGTTTAACTCTGGTAGGTTTATATGGGGCATCTTTTGTTGCTCTTGTAATCTTAAATCCATATGCACCTTATATAGATAGAATAGGATTGAAAGATCCATTTCCTAAAGGCAAAAATGTATTTAGTCCTGGCAAGAATTTGCCAAGGGAGAAAGATGAGACCTCTCCAGTTATGACCTATGATGAGTCTAAATGTATTATGTGTCAGCGTTGTGTTAAAGCATGTGATGAGATCCATGAAAAGGGTATATTAGGCCTGGCTGATAGAGGCTCTAATATTTTTACAACTGCTGGCTTAGGTGAACGTGGTTTTTCTGAATGTGATGGAGACGGTCAGTGCTTTGAATTATGCCCAACTGGAGCTCTTGCTCAAAAACATACAGATAATTTAGCAAGAAAATGGGAGGCAGAAAATGTAGTTAATACAATCTGTAGTAATTGTGGAACAGGTTGTAATATTAGAGCTTACGTACAGAATAATCGCTTAACAAGGGTAGAATCAGTTGTTACTGATCCTAATAATGGATCTTTATGCATAAAAGGTAGGTTTGGAAATACCTATGTTGATTCAACTGACAGATTATTGTATCCAATGATGAAAAGAGGAGATGAATTTGTTCCAGTAACCTGGGATAAAGCTTTAGATATTATCTCTTCAAAATTAAGTTCAATTAAAGAAGAATTTGGACCAGATGCTATAGCAGGTGTTGCTTCTGCTAAAAGTACTAATGAAGAAAGTTATTTATTCCAGAAGTTTATGAGAACTGCTATTGGAACAAATAATATAGATTCATCTACCAGATTATGTGATATTCCGTCAGCTAAAGCGTTAGAAGAAGCTTTTGGTTGTGGTGCTATGACTAATTCGATTACAGAGTTAGAATATGCTGACTGTATATTAGTAATTGGTTCTAATACAACAGCTTCTCATCCTGTAGTTGCTCAGTATATTAAAAAAGCTGTTCGCCAGCATGGGGCAGACTTAATAGTTATTGATCCAAAAGAAATTGAGTTGACTAAGTGGGCAACTAAATGGATAAGGCCAAAAAATGGTTCTGATCTTGCTGTTATTAATGGTATGATGAATGTTATTAAGGAATCTGGTTTAGAAGATCAAGAGTTTATAGACTCAAAAACTGAAGGTTATGCAGACTTTATTGATAGTCTGAGCGAATATACACCTGAAAAAGTTTCGGAAATGTCAGAAGTACCAGTTGAAGAGCTTGAAGAAACTGCTAAATTATTTGCTGGAGCTGAAAAGAGTTCAATAGTTTTTGCAACTGGTATGACTCAGCAGGAGAACGGTACAGATAATGTTAGAGCTTTAGCAAACCTATCACTAATGACTGGGAATATTGGTAAAGAATCAACTGGTTTAAATCAGTTACAGGGTCAGAATAATATTCAGGGTATAAATGATATGGGGGCCCTTCCTGATCATTTACCAGGTTATATCAATATCTCTAAACAAGAGGTTCTTTCTACCTTCAGTAATAAATGGGATATAAAACTTCCAGAAGAGCCAGGCTTAACTCTCATTGATATGATGGATGAAGCTGCAGCTGGAAATCTAAAATCAATGATTGTTATGGGAAGTAACCTGCTCTTATCAGAGCCTAATAGAGTTAAAACAGAAATGGCCCTTGATAATCTGGATTTCTTAGTAGTAGTTGATCCATTTATGACAGAAACTGCAGAAAAAGCAGATCTAATATTGCCTGCAGCAATTTCACTGGAGAAGGAAGGTACTTTTACAAATACTGAGAGAAGAATTCAAAAATTATCACAGGCAATGAATAAGCCAGGAAAAGTTAAAGCTGACTGGGAAATTATTGCTGCAATGAGCAAGGCTTTAGGTTATCCATTAAACTATAATGCACCAGAAAATATAATGGATGAAATAGCCAGTGTCACACCATTGTATAGAGGTGTTAGTTATAGAAAGTTAGGGCTTGAAGGTATCCAATGGCCAATTAAAGATGGCTTTGAAGGAACCCCTTATCTCTACAAAGATCGTTTCTTAACAGAAAATGGAAAGGCTAAATTCAAAACTGTGAATTATAAAGAGCCTGAAGTACAGCCTACAAAAGATTTCCCATATCTATTACTAACTGGTCGTAGTTTATTCCATGTTAGAACTGGGTCAATGACAAGGAAATCAGAAGTTTTAAAGGCTCAGGTCAATACAGCATATCTTGAGATAAATCCAGAAGATGCTGAAAGACTTGATATATCAGATAATGAAGATATTAAAGTGAGTTCAAAAATTGGCGAAATTGTTGTTAAAGCAAAATTATCTCATAAAGTTAAACCAGGTAGCGTTTTCTTGCCGATTCACTTTTCTGAATCAGCTGCAAATAAGTTGACAGATGTTAAGTTTGATAAAAAATCTGGAACACCTGCATTAAAACGTGCTATCTGTCAGGTTGAGAAAATTTCAGAAGAAGAAAAATCCTTGATGTATTCATAAATATTTGGAGGTGATCTTAATTGAAAAAAGAAGAAGCAAAAAGTATAGATAATATAATTAAGAAAAACAAAGAAATTGCAAAAAAGCAGAATAGATCTCCGTTGTTACCTGTTCTACAGGATATTCAAAAATTCTATGGATGGTTACCTGAGAAAGCTCTTATTAGAGCTTCTCAGGAACTATCAGTTCCACTTGTATCTTTATACGGTGTAGCTTCATTTTATAATGAATTTAGATTAAAACCACTCGGTAAATATCATTTTGTTGTCTGTACAGGAACAGCCTGCCATGTAAGGGGAGCTCCTTTATTAATATCTGAATTAGAAAGAATGCTAGGTATTAATACTGGTGAAGTAACTCCAGATGAAATGTTTTCACTTGAAGATGCAAGGTGTGTAGGTACCTGTGCAGTTGCACCAGTCATAATAGTTGATGGAGAGTATCATGGAAAAGCAACTAAAAAAGAGATACAGAGTTTAGTGAAAGAACTCAGGGAGGAGGGAGAAAATGAAGAAAATTGATTCCCCGGAAGTTTTAAAAAAATTCCAGGATAAAGCTAAAAAAGCAGCAAAGAGTAAAGAGCTTTTTATTACAATTTGCGGTGGTACTGGGTGTCAGGGCTCAGGATGCCAGAAAGTTATAGATGCATTAAAAACCGGTATTAAAGAAAGAGGTTTAGAAGATAGAGTTGGTGTAAAAGTAACTGGATGTCAGGGTTTCTGTGAACAGGGGCCTTTAATGGTTATAAGACCGCAAGGTATTTATTATGTTCAAATAGAACCTGAAGATATTTCAAAAATACTTGATGAAACAATTGAACAGGATAGTATTGTTGAAGAATTGCTTTATGTTGATCAATCAACTTCTGAAAAGATAACTAAAGAAGAGGATATACCTTTCTATAAAAATCAGAAAAGACTTGTATTTAAAAATAATGGTTTTATAGAACCTACTTCAATTGATGATTACTTTAATGTTGATGGTTATTCCGGTCTTGCTAAAGTACTTTATGAAATGAGCCCAGATGAAGTTATTGATGAAACAATTGAGGCTAACTTAAGAGGACGAGGTGGAGCAGGCTTCCCGGCAGGTAAGAAATGGAAGTATTGCCGGATAGAAGAGGCTGAGCCAAAGTACCTAGCATGTAATGCTGATGAAGGTGATCCAGGAGCATATATGGATAGAAGTATTTTAGAAGGTAATCCCCATCTTGTTATTGAAGGTATGATTATAGCAGCTTATGCTATTGGATGTAATAAAGGTTATATTTATGTTAGAGCTGAGTATCCGTTAGCAGTTAAGCATACTAAACATGCCATAGAAATTGCTGAAAAATATGGTCTTTTAGGCGAAAATATTATGGGCTCTGGCTTTGACTTTGATTTAGAGGTAGTTGAAGGAGCAGGGGCATTTGTAGCCGGTGAGTCTACAGCCTTAATGTATTCTATAGAAGGAAAAAGACCTATGCCAAGACAGACTCCTCCCCGGTCAGTACAGAAAGGTTTATTTGGAAAACCAACAGTTTTAAATAATGTAGAAACCTTTGCTAATGTTCCTTTGATTATGCAGAATGGTGCTGATTGGTTTAAATCTATTGGTACTGAAAATAGTACAGGTTGCAAAATTTTCTCATTAGTAGGTAAAGTAAAAAATACTGGTTTGATTGAGGTTCCAATGGGGATAACACTCCGTGAAATTGTATTTGATATTGGAGGAGGTATTCCTAATGGTAAAAAAGTTAAAGCTATTCAGACAGGAGGTCCATCTGGTGGTTGTATACCTGAAGATTTATTCGATCTTCCTGTAGATTTTGATGAATTATATAAAGCTGGATCAATGATGGGCTCTGGTGGAATGGTTGTAATGGATGAAGATACCTGCATGGTAGATGTAGCTAAGTTTTTCCTAGACTTTTTGAAAGATGAATCTTGCGGAAAATGTTTGCCATGTAGAGACGGTGTGCCTGAAATGTATAAAATATTAGAAAAAATCACTAAAGGTGAAGGCACAGATGGCGATATTGCTAATTTAAGAAGTATTGCTGAAACAATTAAAAGCACTGCTTTATGTGGTTTAGGCGATTCATCTCCAAATCCTGTTCTTTCAACTCTTGAATATTTTGAAGATGAATACAGGGCTCATATACATGATAAAGCCTGTCCGGCAGGTGTCTGTGCTGATTTAATCTATTATGAAGTTCAGGATGAAGCCTGTAAATCCTGTGATCGTTGCCGGAAGGCATGTCCAGTTGATGCTATTTCTGGTGAACCAGGAGGCGATCCATATATTATTGATAATGATATATGTATCTGTTGTGGAACATGTATTGAAGAATGCCCATTTGACGCTATAGAGATTATTCCTGGTCAGGAAGATAAATAGTGAAAATGAAAGGAGGAATATAAATGGCTGAAAAGAATATGGTTAATTTAATAATAGATGGGAAAAATATATATGCAGCTGAAGGAGAAAATCTTCTAAAAGTTGCGTGGGAGAATGATATTGATATACCTGGACTCTGTTATCATCCCAGATTAACCTTTACTGCTAGTTGTAGGCTATGTGTTGTTAAGGTTAATGATAAGGATGGTCTTGTACCAGCATGTACTTTAACAGTCGAAAAAGATATGAATATTACTGCATTTGATCCAGATATTGAGAGGCATAGAACGAATCTTTTAGATCTCATGTTAAGTAGGCATGAGTGTGATTGTGTAATGTGTGATACTGCTGGTGATTGCGAACTTCAGGAGTTAGGTTATAGATATGGATTAATGGGTTTAAGCCCGGAAAAATTTCGTAAAATATATGGTGATGTGAGTGGGAAACATAAGAAATTACCATTATTAAAATATTTAACTTATGATTCTGATGAAAATGAGCAGACTGAAACTAGAAAAACCGCTTCTTACTCAGGAGAACCTAAAGATTGTATCAGATGTGGTTATTGTGTAGAAGCCTGCCCAAATGATCTATATCCTGTATTAATAATGGAGGCTGTTGCTTATGACCAGCCTGAGTTATATAAAGGTTTATCACCTGATGATTGTATCAATTGTGGTCTTTGCTCCTTTGTCTGTCCTGGAAGAATTAAAATACCAGATTTCTTTTATAAAGAAGATAAGGTAAAATCAAAATAAAATTGTTGGAGGTGAACTTTAATGTTTGAAAAAAATATGAAATCAGCTGTCTTCTTTACAGCAGTTTTGATCTTTGCCTTCGTATTTATCTTTGTTATTGAAGGTGTTGAATATGGGGCTGTATCTCCAGGAGACCCTGATGAAGAGGTAGCTGAGGTTGAAGAGGTAGATGAAGAAGGTGAGATATTTACTGCTTCTGCTGAAGGTTATGGTGGAGAATTAACTGTAGAAGTTGAGATCGCTGATAATCAAATAATAGCTGTTAGAGTTACAGAGCACAGTGAGACTGATGGGCTAGCAGATCCTGCAATTGAAGATGTACCTGCAGCTATAGTTGATAGCCAGAGTACAGATGTTGATATTGTTTCAGGTGTTACAGTTACAAGTGAGGCTATTATGGAAGCTGTCTCAAAGGCCTTAGAAGAGGCAGGATTTGATCCTGATGCTGTTGAAGATGAAGAGCCTGCTGAAGAACCTGAAGAGGAATCAAGGGTTATAGAAGGTGTAGCAGAGGGCTATGGTGGAGATTTAGTAGTTGAAGTTGAGTTGGATGCCGATAATAAGATAATTGCGATTAATATTATTGAGCATAATGAGACTGATGATTTTGCTGATGAAGCATTAGAAGAGATTCCTGCTGCTATTATAGAAGCCCAATCAACAGATGTAGATATAGTAACTGGTGTAACAGAAACCAGTGAAGCAATCATGGTAGCAGTAGCTAATGCTCTTGAAGATGAAGGAATAGAATTAGGTGAAGCTGAAGATGTTGATGAAGAGCCGGAAGAAGCTGAAGAGGAAACAAGAATTGTAGAGGGAGTTGCAGAAGGTTATGGTGGCGATATAATAGTCGAGGTTGAATTAGGTCCTGGTGACGAAATCCTGGCAATAAATATTATTGAGCATAATGAAACTGATGGATTTGCTGACCCGGCATTTGAAGAAATTCCTGATGCTATTATAGAAGCTCAATCAACTGATGTTGATATAGTGACTGGAGTTACAGAAACCAGTGAGGCTATTATGGAAGCAGTCAAATCTGCCTTAGAATAAAAACTGATTATTAGAAAAATTTAAAGCTGCCCTTAACCGGGCAGCTTTAATTATTTTTATTTAATTTCTGAGTTCATTAATATGGTCAGCAAGATCAGAAATGGATTCTATACCTAATTCTTCAGCTTTTTCTTCTAGCATCATTAATGTCCAGGTATTATTTGCTGATGCATAATCAAGCCAGATGATATCATTTTCAGCT encodes:
- a CDS encoding DUF445 family protein, giving the protein MGLLNLFLNIIAGAANGYITNDVAVKMLFQKIGPFGGVLEKTREEFIYNLSELVEREIINHDTLAGEINNKEFKENLVILIEDFLMNELPEVISDIKLSDLPEVESTKDGFVEILSDEDMIFDLLISISKNTSFDQFISYKQFDNIFKEFLLILAELTNDEELMNEYVDFIRGFLLDIKVKDSEYGVLIDDFQEELIKNEVEIKRALNSLIKELGIRKIIETKLHEVYERPLDSIINDFRKENEETDFGIMDNIYEFLISPEGKELGVEVSSAFINSLEKVNLTLPEIFGETWDEELTPLLANELPVIIHEFLKWLQEHKDELEDLVDETIGEILENNRGLKNNLKQVLYKALSGKVASRYGLIGRLLKSFSEDDNLDKIAFELAEKIRVVLSNRELGWYVSRINKLELGDAGDWYDKIINIIYKWFKNSPSNKVYTSLSLKNILGPAPLQLFINQIDNLMINLITGFFQGERFKEFMIEFLNEIDIYKWLKNFVINIDFKSILRGKNFEDLSFKLYEKSGTYNLDSIIPDQTYSNLSRKISFHINNRVNDIFDQYSSEEINDILDKTKLSNSYHQIADKLANSLIDMAENNLDQLLSGKISQVVSDNLIDLSAEDMREVVEGFIGKELKPLTYFGGMLGGLAGLILNIFGGGIFSGAGITSILPAMLLFGFVGYITNVIAIWMIFRPYKPVSLAGKKMPFTPGLFARNQDRFAETLGDFVQNELLEPYRINRLLKEDRDEYQKAFKENIIDKDYRRLRAILKLLSSDFALKISEKITDKFEFIINSNLELLVQEFNNLEFSSDEINNFLRDFFSEFINTDGKIAAYLSKLLESILNNDNNLSLYFDKDFMNEITKNLVDDIFDQIKYDFNSEEMFLDFTNFKKDYRIEMLIKDYFSNKSLKEIFPLSTRRSLNNFITDYVLNIIRSGGLIKLISNLKIKDRSAGENERAFKLSLDKFLTDEYSSIQIFIIERIIGLIKSYRGQLKEFSTEILEEELIAGDEESNWLSQALFRGAYRFTGSKETVDELVDILIDEKLPYFIYENQKELENNFRPLIFNGINRLAKNFWDLTNRDDWQILIDKLFVRPELARTITVYTKEFIANCWNIRLPEFEFDFADSERNYEDFLNDFKNRLVFNIIDNEQVSKNHIINLFEIISGSIFNSQSPAVIFSSLTGLNPLNKGNLKRIIQPIIEKRNNEIKMVSDNTIKTIANIEKLKSPTNLFIEEELIDDILAMSKIISKNHELELSIIDSLDNYISNEAGHLNRYFSVETINHLSDYFIEAGFNSLENHFQSLLNSIAIKDVAINQVQLMEAEAIEDLFNSFAGSYLIRLKMYGWSGSVFGLLTGLITGI
- a CDS encoding metal-dependent hydrolase, whose product is MATKVRWLGHAFFEITTQHDKTILIDPYIEENPATPEGVIPDEADMILITHDHFDHLESVASLLGPEGIIFAQPEIITKIQNENPELEDSNFVNEGIGMNIGGTVEHEGIKITMVQAFHSSGEGSPAGFVIRLTDGKTIYYAGDTGVFSSMELFNELYDINLALLPIGSVFTMDPAQAAVATRLLQADVVIPMHYGTFPILVESADSFIEMVKREAPETVVEPINPGESYLLK
- a CDS encoding nitroreductase family protein, yielding MSQSKLPQIDYFDVLNNRRSVFSFDPDKDLEDDLLRKIINKATLAPSSYNLQPWRVLAVKSQRMREKVYEKACSQQKVLDAPVLLVVLGDKDGYFRENPAWEVKKELGKVDEDKIEKIIKHNDNVTYNTPEKKLAFAIRNSSLLAMSIMLTAKAFGVDTHPMIGFKPDKIREIFEIEDKIEINMLISVGYHDSTHQLKPREERLSYEQIVTEY
- a CDS encoding polysaccharide deacetylase family protein; the encoded protein is MNKNKIILVFIIFTITIFIAATTTYFIQAYRFQRFQEAEKNVYNSSLSNEAVDSSNDTAIEKEDNKETETIEKEMSDNNKSNGSADEVMTSSDEDEILEEAIMPEDRENEFVDRVRRQAEEFPDIFYLQGGFKPKVAISFDDGPNPHHTPGILEVLNHYNVPATFFVLGSQVEYHPEILRDIHHNGHEVANHSYTHANFASITIEQVTQEIERTNDIIERQIGYRPEIIRPPYGSINDSQLDYFSDKNYKFVNWSLDTMDWNEDVNDPEIMASRVKRLLHPGAIILLHDGGGDRTNTVKVLPDLIEYIEEFGYELVTVSELLQDD
- a CDS encoding TetR/AcrR family transcriptional regulator, with product MAQRTDMDKKILKTSLHAFAAKGYDGTSMRDIASSVGIQQSSIYNHFKNKEDILLKLFKKYGPVTIATRLRQEKLIRDMKDGRDFLEKVIEEYYRLSLDKDERDFFRILIREHTREPVRSILRRRFLKDLRYFFNRAFNKMKDFGDIKDIETEILTEEFLGYLIFNEFEHILRNYSLEESEKLKRKTEQHLDFFWNAIKKTGN